The following are encoded together in the Glycine max cultivar Williams 82 chromosome 8, Glycine_max_v4.0, whole genome shotgun sequence genome:
- the LOC100785708 gene encoding transcription factor MYC2 has protein sequence MTEYRMNLWTDDNSSVMEAFMSSSDLSSLWLATPQSATSTTTPGTAKAPPPPPPPPPPPAQSQSLLNQETLQQRLQTLIEGACESWTYAIFWQSSYDYSSGTSLLGWGDGYYKGEEDKDKVKTKAPKTRSSAEQDHRKKVLRELNSLISGPSASADDIDEEVTDTEWFFLVSMTQSFVNGSGLPGQAFFNSSPVWVAGPERLSESACERARQGQLFGLQTLVCIPSANGVVELASAEVIFQNPDLMNKVRDLFNFNNNNNNNNPETCSWALNCVATTDQGENDPSSLWLNPEIKDSSTVSPPNSTVNKTMHFETPGSSTLTETPSAAAAVHVPNSKSQGFFPRELNFSNSLKPESGEILSFGESKKSSYNGAFFPGVVAVEENNNNNKNKKKRSPVVSRSSIDDGMLSFTSLPAANIKSVNGACVGAGDSDHSDLEASVAKQVVEPEKRPRKRGRKPANGREEPLNHVEAERQRREKLNQRFYALRAVVPNVSKMDKASLLGDAILYINELKSKLNVLDSEKTELEKQLDSTKKELELATKNPPPPPPPPPPPGPPPSNSVEPKKTTSKLADLELEVKIIGWDAMVRIQCSKKNHPAARLMAALKDLDLEVHHASVSVVNDLMIQQATVNMGNKFYTQEQLLSALSSKVGDELR, from the coding sequence ATGACCGAGTACCGGATGAACCTGTGGACCGACGACAACTCCTCCGTCATGGAGGCCTTCATGAGCTCCTCCGACCTCTCCTCCCTCTGGCTTGCCACGCCGCAGTCCGCCACCTCCACCACAACTCCAGGCACGGCAAAAgcccctcctcctcctcctcctcctccgccgCCGCCGGCGCAGTCCCAGTCCCTCCTCAACCAGGAGACTCTCCAGCAACGCCTCCAGACTCTCATCGAAGGCGCCTGCGAGAGCTGGACCTACGCAATCTTCTGGCAATCTTCCTACGACTATTCCTCCGGCACCTCCCTTCTCGGCTGGGGAGACGGTTACTACAAGGGCGAGGAGGACAAAGACAAAGTCAAAACCAAAGCCCCCAAAACGAGGTCGTCCGCAGAGCAGGACCATCGTAAGAAGGTCCTCCGCGAACTTAATTCCTTAATTTCCGGCCCTTCCGCTTCAGCTGACGACATTGACGAAGAAGTCACCGACACCGAGTGGTTCTTCCTGGTGTCGATGACTCAGTCCTTCGTCAACGGTAGCGGGCTGCCGGGCCAGGCTTTTTTTAACTCGAGCCCGGTCTGGGTCGCCGGGCCCGAAAGACTTTCCGAATCGGCCTGCGAACGGGCCCGCCAGGGGCAGCTCTTCGGGCTCCAGACTCTTGTCTGTATACCGTCCGCAAACGGCGTCGTCGAGCTCGCCTCCGCGGAGGTCATTTTTCAGAACCCCGATCTGATGAACAAGGTGCGTGATTTGTTCaacttcaacaacaacaacaacaacaacaaccctgAAACGTGTTCCTGGGCGTTGAATTGCGTTGCCACCACCGATCAAGGCGAGAACGACCCTTCCTCGCTCTGGCTCAACCCTGAAATCAAAGACTCCTCCACCGTCTCGCCGCCGAATTCCACGGTTAATAAGACGATGCATTTCGAAACCCCTGGTTCCAGTACCCTAACCGAAACCCCTAGCGCTGCTGCTGCTGTTCACGTCCCCAATTCTAAAAGCCAGGGATTCTTCCCGAGGGAATTGAACTTTTCGAATTCATTGAAACCTGAATCCGGTGAAATTCTGAGCTTTGGGGAGAGCAAGAAGAGCTCTTACAATGGGGCTTTCTTTCCCGGTGTTGTTGCGGTTGAGgagaacaacaacaataacaagaacaagaagaagaggTCCCCGGTGGTTTCTCGGAGCAGCATTGACGATGGAATGCTTTCCTTCACTTCCCTGCCGGCTGCAAATATAAAATCAGTTAACGGTGCTTGTGTCGGTGCCGGTGATTCGGATCACTCGGATCTGGAAGCTTCCGTGGCGAAACAGGTGGTGGAGCCCGAGAAACGGCCCCGGAAGAGAGGGCGAAAGCCGGCTAACGGAAGAGAGGAACCACTAAATCATGTGGAAGCCGAGAGACAGAGGAGAGAAAAGCTGAACCAAAGATTCTATGCTCTACGAGCTGTAGTTCCAAATGTATCCAAGATGGACAAGGCATCGCTGTTGGGGGACGCCATATTGTACATTAACGAGTTGAAATCGAAGCTCAACGTGCTGGATTCAGAGAAAACGGAATTGGAGAAGCAATTGGATTCAACCAAGAAGGAACTCGAGCTCGCAACTAAAAACCCTCCTCCACCGCCACCGCCGCCACCACCACCAGGACCGCCTCCATCTAATAGCGTAGAACCAAAGAAGACAACAAGCAAGCTCGCTGATTTGGAGTTAGAGGTGAAGATCATTGGTTGGGATGCAATGGTAAGAATCCAATGCAGCAAGAAGAACCACCCTGCAGCCAGGTTGATGGCAGCATTGAAAGATCTTGACTTGGAAGTGCATCACGCCAGCGTGTCTGTGGTGAATGATTTGATGATCCAACAAGCCACGGTGAACATGGGAAACAAGTTTTACACGCAGGAACAGCTTCTGTCGGCACTATCATCCAAAGTTGGCGATGAACTACGATAG